A genomic region of Micromonospora sp. NBC_01796 contains the following coding sequences:
- a CDS encoding DMT family transporter has product MTTPSAPDSNVRAWLPGFLAVAVIWGASFLFIKIGVRELHPLYVTLGRAGAGALTLLVALAVLRDRLPRDPVLWLHLTVVATVGVALPFTLFGYGEQRVSSILAGIWNATTPLVVLPMAVLVFRTERMTARRGIGLVLGFVGVLVVLGAWQGLGGAQFTGQLFCFAAAVCYGLSIPYQKRFIAGRPESGLALSAGQLLVATVLLAIIAPLVAGAPPAPTGLSPEVIGSVLALGALGTGLAFVINLRTIRLAGASTASTTTYLIPIFAVLIGVLALDEHLAWYQPVGAVIVLLGVAVSQRLIFRGRRRAAPTNRLRDAVEPEIAVAEPDPAVSR; this is encoded by the coding sequence GTGACCACCCCTTCCGCTCCTGACAGCAACGTACGCGCCTGGCTGCCGGGTTTCCTCGCCGTTGCCGTCATCTGGGGGGCCAGCTTCCTCTTCATCAAGATCGGTGTACGCGAGCTGCACCCGCTCTACGTCACCCTCGGCCGGGCCGGCGCGGGCGCGCTGACCCTGCTCGTGGCGCTGGCGGTGCTCCGGGACCGGCTGCCCCGCGACCCGGTGCTGTGGCTGCACCTGACCGTGGTCGCGACCGTCGGGGTCGCCCTGCCGTTCACCCTCTTCGGCTACGGCGAGCAGCGGGTCTCCTCGATCCTGGCCGGCATCTGGAACGCCACCACGCCGCTGGTCGTCCTGCCGATGGCGGTGCTGGTGTTCCGTACCGAGCGGATGACCGCCCGGCGGGGGATCGGCCTGGTGCTCGGCTTCGTCGGCGTCCTGGTGGTGCTCGGCGCCTGGCAGGGACTGGGCGGGGCGCAGTTCACCGGGCAGCTCTTCTGTTTCGCCGCGGCCGTCTGTTACGGGCTCTCCATCCCGTACCAGAAGCGGTTCATCGCGGGGCGACCCGAGTCGGGCCTGGCGCTGTCGGCGGGCCAGTTGCTGGTGGCGACCGTGCTGCTCGCGATCATCGCTCCGCTGGTGGCCGGCGCGCCGCCGGCACCGACCGGCCTCTCCCCAGAGGTGATCGGCAGCGTCCTCGCGCTGGGCGCCCTCGGCACCGGCCTCGCCTTCGTGATCAATCTGCGGACGATCCGGCTCGCCGGGGCGAGCACCGCGTCGACCACGACCTACCTGATCCCGATCTTCGCGGTGCTGATCGGGGTGCTCGCGCTGGACGAGCATCTCGCCTGGTACCAGCCGGTGGGCGCGGTGATCGTGCTGCTCGGGGTCGCCGTGTCACAACGCCTGATCTTCCGGGGCCGGCGGCGCGCAGCCCCGACCAACCGGCTCCGGGACGCTGTCGAGCCGGAGATCGCCGTCGCCGAACCCGATCCGGCCGTCTCCCGCTGA
- a CDS encoding DUF885 domain-containing protein: MGQIDDLANRYVSDWAPLNPVGATFVGITGYDDQLGDLSPDGYAAQAELNRRTLAELDVLEPTSVSERTAKDAMQERLGLELARYDSGETASEINVIASGLHEIRQVFDLMPTEGTEAVSNVAARLNTFAAALTDYRTTLLTAADAGHVSPRAQMIEVAKQCDIWTDPDQDNFFHGLADRLTADGALAAELRKGAAAATAATAEFGQFLRTELAPRGREKQAAGRERYQLASQYFLGAKIDLDETYAWGFDELARLEAEMRGVAARILAPGATVDEAVLALDADPARRIQGKEAFRDWMQALADKAIADLHGTHFDIPEQVRRIECRLAPTSDGGIYYTGPSEDFSRPGRMWWAVPQGIDEFSTWREVTTVYHEGAPGHHLQVGQTQVRAELLNRWQRLLSWSSGHGEGWALYSERLMDDLGYLDDPGDKLGMLDGQAFRAARVIVDIGMHLELEIPKDNPFGFHPGERWTPELGWEFMRAHCRVPDENLRFELNRYLGWPGQAPSYKVGERIWLQARDDAKARKGADFDLKQFHLDALNLGSLGLDPLKAALARL; this comes from the coding sequence GTGGGACAAATCGATGACCTCGCCAACCGCTATGTCAGCGACTGGGCGCCACTGAACCCGGTCGGCGCCACCTTCGTCGGCATCACCGGCTACGACGACCAGCTCGGCGACCTGTCGCCGGACGGCTACGCCGCGCAAGCCGAACTCAACCGGCGCACCCTTGCCGAACTTGACGTACTCGAACCGACCTCGGTGTCCGAGCGCACCGCGAAGGACGCGATGCAGGAACGACTCGGTCTGGAACTCGCCCGGTACGACTCCGGCGAGACGGCCAGCGAGATCAACGTGATCGCCAGCGGCCTGCACGAGATCCGCCAGGTCTTCGACCTGATGCCGACCGAGGGTACGGAGGCGGTCAGCAACGTCGCCGCCCGACTCAACACCTTCGCCGCCGCGCTGACCGACTACCGGACCACCCTGCTCACCGCCGCCGACGCGGGACACGTCAGCCCCCGGGCGCAGATGATCGAAGTCGCCAAGCAGTGCGACATCTGGACCGATCCGGACCAGGACAACTTCTTCCACGGCCTGGCCGACCGGCTGACCGCCGACGGTGCACTCGCCGCCGAACTGCGCAAGGGCGCGGCGGCGGCAACCGCGGCAACCGCCGAGTTCGGGCAGTTCCTGCGTACCGAGCTGGCGCCCCGTGGGCGGGAGAAGCAGGCCGCCGGACGCGAGCGCTACCAGCTCGCCTCGCAGTACTTCCTCGGCGCCAAGATCGACCTCGACGAGACGTACGCCTGGGGTTTCGACGAACTGGCCCGGCTCGAAGCCGAGATGCGCGGTGTCGCGGCGCGAATCCTCGCCCCCGGCGCGACCGTCGACGAGGCGGTCCTGGCGCTCGACGCCGACCCGGCCCGCCGGATCCAGGGCAAGGAGGCGTTCCGCGACTGGATGCAGGCCCTGGCCGACAAGGCCATCGCCGACCTGCACGGCACTCACTTCGACATCCCCGAGCAGGTACGCCGGATCGAGTGCCGCCTCGCCCCGACCAGCGACGGCGGGATCTACTACACCGGTCCGAGCGAGGACTTCTCCCGCCCCGGCCGGATGTGGTGGGCGGTGCCGCAGGGGATCGACGAGTTCTCCACCTGGCGCGAGGTGACCACCGTCTACCACGAGGGCGCACCCGGTCACCACCTCCAGGTCGGGCAGACCCAGGTCCGCGCCGAGCTGCTCAACCGCTGGCAGCGGCTGCTCTCCTGGTCCTCCGGGCACGGCGAGGGCTGGGCGCTCTACTCCGAGCGGCTGATGGACGACCTCGGCTACCTCGACGACCCGGGCGACAAGCTCGGGATGCTCGACGGGCAGGCGTTCCGGGCCGCCCGGGTGATCGTCGACATCGGCATGCACCTCGAGTTGGAGATCCCGAAGGACAACCCGTTCGGCTTCCACCCCGGCGAGCGGTGGACCCCCGAACTCGGCTGGGAGTTCATGCGCGCCCACTGCCGGGTCCCGGACGAGAACCTGCGCTTCGAGCTCAACCGGTACCTCGGTTGGCCGGGGCAGGCACCGTCGTACAAGGTCGGCGAGCGGATCTGGCTCCAGGCCCGCGACGACGCCAAGGCGCGCAAGGGAGCCGACTTCGACCTGAAGCAGTTCCACCTCGACGCGCTGAACCTCGGCTCGCTCGGCCTCGACCCGCTGAAGGCGGCGCTGGCCCGGCTCTGA
- the murD gene encoding UDP-N-acetylmuramoyl-L-alanine--D-glutamate ligase: protein MHLTDLRGRRVAVWGTGREGVAAVNTIAPVGPADLVTVQDRETFLARPWEGRLAEIAPLHTGPEALDLLLRADVVVRSPVIGETHPWMMRLRERGVTVTGGTALWMADHAPTTIGVTGSKGKSTTTVLISHLLTAVGQPNVIGGNIGTAVLELPPADRYVLELSMYQCADLLVSPQVVALTALVPEHLDWAGSEAEYYRHKLNIVEHGPGVVVFNANDEQLTAQLAARPGLPLLAAGRPDTTHVAPGPDGTPWVHLADQPLFPRSAFPLVGRHNEWNLCVALGVLASVGVDLVAERDRLGDAAAAFPALEHRLTPIEDPSGITFVDDSLSTIPQSAIHAIEAFAHRPLTVIVGGEDRGVDYAPLRDFLADQAVQATLIGVPDSGPRILDMVKDLPGITTIGADDLVEAVRLGRTHTPAGGVVLLSPAAPSYGRFDNYAHRSRVFRQAISDTAN from the coding sequence GTGCACCTCACTGATCTACGTGGTCGACGCGTCGCCGTCTGGGGCACCGGCCGGGAGGGTGTCGCCGCGGTCAACACGATCGCCCCGGTCGGCCCGGCCGACCTGGTCACGGTGCAGGACCGGGAAACCTTCCTGGCCCGACCGTGGGAGGGGCGGCTCGCCGAGATCGCCCCCCTGCACACCGGCCCGGAAGCCCTGGACCTGCTGCTGCGCGCGGACGTCGTGGTCCGGTCCCCGGTGATCGGCGAAACCCACCCGTGGATGATGCGGCTGCGCGAGCGCGGCGTGACGGTGACCGGCGGCACCGCCCTCTGGATGGCCGACCACGCCCCCACCACGATCGGGGTGACCGGGAGCAAGGGCAAGAGCACCACCACGGTCCTGATCAGTCACCTGCTCACCGCAGTCGGCCAGCCCAACGTCATCGGCGGCAACATCGGTACGGCCGTGCTGGAACTCCCCCCCGCCGACCGGTACGTCCTGGAGCTGTCCATGTACCAGTGCGCGGACCTGCTGGTCTCGCCGCAGGTCGTGGCGCTCACCGCGCTGGTCCCGGAGCACCTGGACTGGGCCGGCAGCGAAGCCGAGTACTACCGGCACAAGCTCAACATCGTCGAGCACGGCCCCGGTGTGGTGGTGTTCAACGCCAACGACGAGCAGCTCACCGCGCAACTCGCCGCCCGACCGGGACTGCCGCTGCTGGCCGCCGGCCGCCCCGACACCACCCACGTGGCACCCGGACCGGACGGCACGCCCTGGGTCCACCTCGCCGACCAGCCGCTCTTCCCCCGGTCGGCGTTCCCGCTGGTCGGCCGGCACAACGAGTGGAACCTCTGCGTGGCGCTGGGCGTACTGGCGTCGGTGGGCGTCGACCTGGTGGCGGAGCGTGACCGGCTCGGCGACGCGGCCGCCGCGTTCCCCGCCCTGGAACACCGGTTGACCCCGATCGAGGACCCGTCCGGGATCACCTTCGTCGACGACTCGCTCTCCACCATCCCGCAGTCGGCGATCCATGCCATCGAGGCGTTCGCCCACCGCCCGCTCACCGTCATCGTCGGCGGGGAGGACCGTGGCGTGGACTACGCGCCGCTGCGCGACTTCCTCGCCGACCAGGCCGTGCAGGCCACCCTGATCGGCGTACCGGACAGCGGGCCGCGCATCCTCGACATGGTCAAGGACCTGCCCGGGATCACCACGATCGGCGCGGACGACCTGGTCGAGGCGGTCCGCCTAGGCCGTACGCACACCCCGGCCGGTGGAGTGGTGCTGCTCTCCCCGGCCGCACCGAGCTACGGCCGGTTCGACAACTACGCACACCGGTCACGGGTGTTCCGCCAGGCGATCTCCGACACCGCCAACTGA
- a CDS encoding VanW family protein — MSLYGAKRPPAGETPTTEISAVPQQVGGPVTGSAPEPQQPDFMTFGAPEQGEDPAGAPIEPKSRRGRRTALVAGGLVAAVLAAIGGTAGYAYSGEVPRGTEVLGVDLGGKSKATAAALLRAELERRADTFAAPVSVRIGDQTAEFKPIDVGLAVDVTATVEATIGAGAGPVDLLFKSRTVEPVVTVDPGLLDTELRKTAGKTGRPMTPPSIVFQGTTPKPNYPSPGQDLDPQQSAEALRTGWLSGQPVVVPLVEAHPTTTKEDVDKLVNELAKPAVAAPVTVTTERGSFTIPPAAIAKSLLLNADKTGKIAPAVDEKKLQAALTTQLAKVEVKPKEATVALQGGKPQVVASTGGQAVDTAALSRDLLAVLPRADAREVKGVLKPVEPKTSTDAMAKLGIKEQVSTFSTKFTGGLSSPRSHNIVTIAKEVDGAVVKPGETFSLNKHTGERSYAQGYKDAPVILDGKLVPGVGGGASQFTTTIFNATYYAGLEDVEHKPHSYWFDRYPAVIESTIFYPDLDFKFRNDTEHGVLIDTSWTNDTITVSIWSTKVYDSVKTVYGPRRNITKPKLIHLDPGPSCIATSGIDGFTQDAFRVFNKDGKELKREKFTWRYDAEPRYVCAKKPS; from the coding sequence GTGAGCCTGTACGGCGCGAAGAGACCCCCCGCCGGCGAGACACCGACCACCGAGATCTCGGCGGTGCCGCAGCAGGTCGGTGGACCCGTGACCGGGTCGGCCCCCGAGCCGCAACAGCCGGACTTCATGACCTTCGGCGCACCCGAGCAGGGCGAGGACCCGGCCGGCGCTCCGATCGAGCCGAAGTCCCGCCGGGGGCGGCGCACGGCGCTCGTCGCGGGCGGCCTGGTCGCCGCCGTGCTGGCCGCGATCGGCGGCACCGCGGGGTACGCGTACAGCGGCGAGGTGCCGCGCGGCACCGAGGTGCTCGGCGTCGACCTGGGCGGCAAGTCCAAGGCGACGGCGGCTGCCCTGCTCCGGGCCGAGTTGGAGCGGCGGGCGGACACCTTCGCCGCCCCCGTCTCGGTACGGATCGGCGACCAGACGGCCGAGTTCAAGCCGATCGACGTCGGGCTGGCCGTGGACGTGACCGCCACCGTCGAAGCGACGATCGGCGCCGGTGCGGGACCGGTAGACCTGCTCTTCAAGTCCCGCACCGTCGAGCCGGTGGTGACCGTCGACCCCGGCCTACTCGACACGGAACTGCGCAAGACGGCCGGGAAGACCGGCCGCCCGATGACCCCGCCGTCCATCGTCTTCCAGGGCACCACCCCGAAGCCGAACTACCCGTCGCCGGGTCAGGACCTGGACCCGCAGCAGTCGGCGGAGGCACTGCGTACGGGCTGGCTGAGCGGTCAGCCGGTGGTCGTACCGCTGGTCGAGGCGCATCCGACCACCACGAAGGAAGATGTCGACAAGCTCGTCAACGAGCTGGCGAAGCCGGCCGTCGCGGCGCCGGTCACGGTCACCACCGAACGCGGTTCGTTCACCATTCCGCCGGCCGCGATCGCGAAGAGCCTGCTCCTGAACGCCGACAAGACCGGCAAGATCGCACCGGCGGTGGACGAGAAGAAGCTCCAGGCCGCGCTCACCACCCAGCTCGCGAAGGTCGAGGTCAAGCCGAAGGAGGCCACCGTCGCCCTCCAGGGCGGCAAGCCCCAGGTGGTGGCGAGCACCGGCGGGCAGGCGGTGGACACCGCGGCGCTGAGCCGGGACCTGCTGGCGGTGCTGCCGCGCGCCGACGCACGTGAGGTCAAGGGTGTCCTCAAGCCGGTCGAGCCGAAGACCAGTACGGACGCGATGGCCAAGTTGGGCATCAAGGAACAGGTCTCGACCTTCTCCACCAAGTTCACCGGTGGGCTCTCCTCCCCGCGCAGTCACAACATCGTGACGATCGCCAAGGAGGTCGACGGTGCGGTGGTGAAGCCCGGCGAGACGTTCTCCCTGAACAAGCACACCGGCGAGCGCAGCTACGCGCAGGGCTACAAGGACGCCCCGGTCATCCTCGACGGCAAACTGGTTCCGGGCGTCGGCGGCGGGGCCTCGCAGTTCACCACCACCATCTTCAACGCCACGTACTACGCCGGCCTGGAGGACGTGGAGCACAAGCCGCACTCGTACTGGTTCGACCGGTACCCGGCGGTGATCGAGTCGACGATCTTCTACCCGGACCTGGACTTCAAGTTCCGCAACGACACCGAGCACGGCGTCCTCATCGACACCTCGTGGACCAACGACACGATCACCGTGTCGATCTGGAGCACCAAGGTGTACGACAGCGTCAAGACGGTCTACGGCCCCCGCCGCAACATCACCAAGCCGAAGCTGATCCACCTGGACCCCGGCCCGTCCTGCATCGCCACCAGCGGCATCGACGGCTTCACCCAGGACGCGTTCCGGGTCTTCAACAAGGACGGCAAGGAGCTGAAGCGGGAGAAGTTCACCTGGCGGTACGACGCCGAGCCCCGCTACGTCTGCGCCAAGAAGCCGAGCTGA
- a CDS encoding S1 family peptidase, protein MVRWRKLTGLAAAALTAVTVGSLALVAPASAAPEGDVTPLVVGGTRAAQGEFPFMVRLSMGCGGALYSPRLVLTAAHCVGATGTNTSITATLGAVDLQSSSRITVRSNYVLRAPGYNGNGKDWALIRLATPVTSLSTLPIATSTAYDSGTFTVAGWGAAREGGAQQRYLLKATVPFVADSTCDSQYGGDVIVAEEICAGFASGGTDTCQGDSGGPMFRRGANNAWVQVGIVSWGNGCARPNYPGVYTQVSYFASAIASAAASLGG, encoded by the coding sequence ATGGTTCGCTGGCGCAAGCTCACCGGCCTGGCGGCTGCCGCGTTGACCGCGGTAACCGTCGGCAGCCTCGCACTGGTCGCACCCGCCTCCGCCGCACCGGAGGGCGACGTGACCCCGCTGGTCGTCGGCGGCACACGGGCCGCCCAGGGCGAGTTCCCGTTCATGGTCCGGCTCTCGATGGGCTGCGGCGGTGCCCTCTACAGCCCGCGGCTGGTCCTGACCGCCGCGCACTGCGTCGGCGCCACCGGCACCAACACCAGCATCACGGCGACCCTCGGCGCGGTCGACCTCCAGTCGTCCAGCCGGATCACGGTCCGCTCCAACTACGTCCTCCGGGCGCCGGGTTACAACGGCAACGGCAAGGACTGGGCGCTGATCCGGCTCGCGACGCCGGTCACCAGCCTGTCCACCCTGCCGATCGCCACCAGCACCGCGTACGACTCCGGCACGTTCACCGTCGCCGGTTGGGGCGCTGCCCGCGAGGGCGGGGCGCAGCAGCGTTACCTGCTGAAGGCGACCGTGCCGTTCGTCGCCGACAGCACCTGTGACTCCCAGTACGGCGGCGATGTCATCGTCGCCGAGGAGATCTGCGCCGGCTTCGCCAGCGGTGGCACCGACACCTGCCAGGGCGACTCGGGTGGCCCGATGTTCCGTCGGGGCGCCAACAACGCCTGGGTCCAGGTGGGCATCGTGAGTTGGGGCAACGGCTGCGCCCGCCCCAACTACCCGGGCGTCTACACCCAGGTGAGCTACTTCGCCTCGGCGATCGCCTCGGCCGCCGCGAGCCTCGGCGGCTGA
- a CDS encoding amylo-alpha-1,6-glucosidase has translation MKPYVTILAGNAFVVSDGRGDIEPSALVPTGMFSFDQRFLSEWKLTVNGERLHALSVDDLQYYESRFFLVPGEPTHYLDAKVSVIRHRRLSGGLQEELTVLNHRGETVDFTVRLDMAADFVDVFELKQSLATKRETSVVVEDGYLRLRYVRDSYVREALVSSSAPADIDEHGMTFRLRLAPHGQWTTLLTVTAHLPGQGGKDTRDLLDTHRAAVNPETQRDLESWLAGAPQLGCDDAALATAYRRGLIDLAAVQFGALATGANLIAAGTPWFMTFYGRDSILTSIQAMAFTPQLAVGTLNTFAATQATVFDDFREKEPGKILHEFRYGESAAFEEQPHSPYFGAADSTPLFVILLDEYERWTGDVELVRRLEHETRAALHWIDAYGDLLGNGYISYERRNTASGLENQCWKDSPDSISYRDGRLPSFPRATCELQGYAYDAKMRGARLARRIWHDPIYADRLEAEAADLKARFNRDFWIEDGQYYALALDAEGGQVDALSSNMGHLLWSGIVDPPRAAKVAEHLLGPRLFSGWGVRTLAEGEERYNPTGYHTGAIWPFDNSFIALGLRRYGFNEEAGRIASAMIDASQYFDGRLPQLFAGYDRSLTKYPVQYPTNWSPHAWSAGTPMMLIRVLLGLEPHDNHLVVDPALPQGMGRIELLDVPGRWGRLDAFGRDRVESQRRRSGRGGRRGRGNVVAP, from the coding sequence GTGAAGCCGTATGTCACCATCCTGGCCGGCAACGCCTTCGTGGTCAGCGACGGTCGCGGCGACATCGAACCCTCGGCGCTCGTACCGACCGGGATGTTCTCGTTCGACCAGCGTTTTCTGTCCGAGTGGAAACTGACCGTCAACGGTGAGCGTCTGCACGCCCTCTCCGTCGACGACCTCCAGTACTACGAATCGCGGTTCTTCCTCGTACCCGGAGAACCGACCCACTACCTCGACGCCAAGGTCTCCGTCATCCGGCACCGGAGGCTCAGCGGAGGGCTCCAGGAGGAACTGACCGTACTGAACCACCGGGGCGAGACGGTCGATTTCACCGTACGGCTGGACATGGCGGCCGACTTCGTCGACGTGTTCGAACTCAAGCAGTCCCTGGCCACGAAGCGCGAGACGTCGGTGGTGGTCGAGGACGGCTACCTCCGCCTCCGTTACGTCCGGGACAGCTACGTACGGGAAGCGCTGGTGTCGTCGAGCGCCCCGGCCGACATCGACGAACATGGGATGACGTTCCGGCTCCGGCTGGCGCCGCACGGGCAGTGGACGACCCTGCTGACGGTAACCGCCCACCTGCCCGGCCAAGGTGGGAAGGACACCCGGGACCTCCTGGACACCCACCGGGCCGCGGTGAACCCGGAGACACAGCGGGATCTCGAATCATGGCTCGCCGGTGCGCCACAGCTCGGGTGCGACGACGCCGCGCTGGCAACGGCGTACCGGCGAGGGCTGATCGACCTGGCGGCGGTCCAGTTCGGTGCGCTCGCCACCGGCGCGAACCTGATCGCCGCCGGAACACCCTGGTTCATGACCTTCTACGGTCGGGACAGCATCCTGACCTCCATCCAGGCCATGGCGTTCACACCACAGCTCGCGGTCGGCACGCTGAACACCTTCGCCGCGACGCAGGCCACCGTGTTCGACGACTTCCGGGAGAAGGAACCCGGCAAGATCCTGCACGAGTTCCGGTACGGGGAGTCGGCCGCGTTCGAGGAGCAGCCGCACTCGCCGTACTTCGGTGCGGCCGACTCGACTCCCCTGTTCGTGATCCTGCTCGACGAGTACGAGCGCTGGACCGGGGACGTGGAACTCGTCCGCCGGCTCGAGCACGAGACACGGGCGGCTTTGCACTGGATCGACGCGTACGGCGACCTGCTCGGGAACGGCTACATCTCGTACGAGCGCCGCAACACCGCCAGCGGGCTGGAAAACCAGTGCTGGAAGGACTCCCCCGACTCGATCTCGTACCGGGACGGGAGACTGCCGTCGTTCCCCCGGGCCACCTGCGAACTACAGGGTTACGCGTACGACGCGAAGATGCGCGGGGCCCGGCTGGCCCGACGGATCTGGCACGACCCGATCTACGCCGACCGGCTCGAGGCAGAGGCGGCCGACCTGAAGGCCCGGTTCAACCGGGACTTCTGGATCGAGGACGGCCAGTACTACGCCCTGGCGTTGGACGCCGAGGGCGGCCAGGTCGACGCGTTGTCGTCGAACATGGGCCACCTGCTCTGGAGCGGAATCGTCGACCCGCCGCGCGCGGCCAAGGTGGCCGAGCACCTCCTCGGCCCGCGTCTCTTTTCCGGCTGGGGGGTACGCACCCTCGCCGAAGGGGAGGAGCGGTACAACCCGACCGGCTACCACACGGGGGCGATCTGGCCGTTCGACAACTCGTTCATCGCCCTCGGCCTGCGCCGGTACGGCTTCAACGAGGAGGCCGGGCGGATCGCCTCCGCGATGATCGACGCCTCGCAGTACTTCGACGGGCGGCTGCCGCAACTCTTCGCCGGGTACGACCGGAGCCTGACCAAGTATCCGGTGCAGTACCCGACCAACTGGAGCCCGCACGCCTGGTCGGCCGGCACCCCGATGATGCTGATCCGGGTGCTGCTCGGTCTCGAACCGCACGACAACCACCTGGTGGTCGACCCGGCCCTGCCACAGGGGATGGGGCGGATCGAGCTGCTCGACGTACCGGGGCGGTGGGGGCGGCTGGACGCGTTCGGTCGGGACCGGGTGGAGAGCCAGCGTCGGCGGTCCGGGCGGGGTGGGCGCCGGGGCAGGGGCAACGTGGTCGCACCCTGA
- a CDS encoding SCO4848 family membrane protein translates to MTLSRGWALFLFGVGVWTWVIWPRFGLAIWQDPRSWSTGEVSQGDPTSFLWVHALLIGVSLAIGTTVGLLGVRAWWAARKTTRNS, encoded by the coding sequence GTGACGCTTTCGCGCGGCTGGGCGCTCTTCCTGTTCGGGGTCGGCGTATGGACCTGGGTCATCTGGCCGCGATTCGGCCTGGCGATCTGGCAGGACCCCCGATCCTGGTCGACCGGGGAAGTGAGCCAGGGGGATCCGACCAGCTTTCTCTGGGTGCACGCGCTGCTGATCGGCGTCTCGTTGGCGATCGGTACCACCGTCGGCCTGCTCGGTGTCCGCGCCTGGTGGGCGGCCCGCAAAACGACCCGGAACAGCTGA
- the rfbB gene encoding dTDP-glucose 4,6-dehydratase has protein sequence MRLLVTGGAGFIGSNFVRQAVDALDFQVDVLDALTYAGDRSSLAEVEHRINFVHGSVTDADTVDELVRQADAVVHFAAESHNDNSVMDPSPFVQTNLIGTFNILESVRRHDKRLHHISTDEVFGDLELDEDRRFTEGSPFDPSSPYSSTKAGSDLMVRGWIRSFGVRATISHCSNNYGPFHHIEKFIPRQITNVIDGIRPKVYGSGLNVRDWIHVHDHNTAVNAILERGTIGQTYLIGAECELNNIVVVQEILRLMGRPDDWFDMVGDRPGHDLRYAIDSSKLQAELGWKPQYLNFRDGLAQTIEWYQQNEKWWRPKKEATEAKYRQLGR, from the coding sequence ATGCGTTTACTGGTTACCGGTGGTGCGGGATTCATCGGATCAAACTTCGTCCGCCAGGCAGTGGACGCACTCGACTTCCAGGTCGACGTACTGGACGCACTCACCTACGCGGGTGACCGGAGCAGCCTCGCCGAGGTGGAGCACCGGATCAATTTCGTGCACGGCTCGGTGACCGACGCCGACACCGTCGACGAGCTGGTACGGCAGGCCGACGCGGTGGTCCATTTCGCGGCCGAGTCGCACAACGACAACTCGGTGATGGATCCGAGCCCATTCGTGCAGACGAACCTCATCGGGACGTTCAACATCCTGGAGAGCGTGCGTCGGCACGACAAGCGGCTGCACCACATCTCCACCGACGAGGTGTTCGGCGATCTGGAGCTGGACGAGGACCGGCGATTCACCGAGGGCAGCCCGTTCGACCCGTCGAGCCCGTACTCGTCGACGAAGGCGGGCTCGGACCTGATGGTGCGCGGCTGGATCCGGTCGTTCGGTGTCCGCGCCACGATCTCGCACTGCTCGAACAACTACGGGCCGTTCCACCACATCGAGAAGTTCATCCCGCGGCAGATCACCAACGTCATCGACGGGATCCGCCCCAAGGTCTACGGCTCCGGCCTCAACGTCCGGGACTGGATTCACGTACATGACCACAACACGGCGGTGAACGCGATTCTCGAACGCGGCACGATCGGTCAGACGTACCTGATCGGCGCCGAGTGCGAGCTGAACAACATCGTGGTGGTCCAGGAGATCCTGCGCCTGATGGGGCGCCCGGACGACTGGTTCGACATGGTCGGCGACCGCCCCGGCCACGACCTGCGGTACGCGATCGACTCCAGCAAGCTCCAGGCGGAGCTGGGTTGGAAGCCGCAGTACCTCAACTTCCGCGACGGGCTGGCCCAGACCATCGAGTGGTACCAGCAGAACGAGAAGTGGTGGCGGCCGAAGAAGGAAGCGACCGAGGCGAAGTACCGCCAGCTCGGTCGCTGA
- a CDS encoding heavy-metal-associated domain-containing protein: METTYQVTGMTCGHCARSVQTEVGALPGVSEVRVDVASGAVTVSSAQPLDEAAVRTAVDEAGYTLVS; this comes from the coding sequence ATGGAGACGACATACCAGGTAACCGGAATGACCTGCGGCCACTGCGCCCGTTCCGTGCAGACCGAGGTCGGCGCCCTGCCCGGCGTCAGCGAGGTACGGGTCGACGTGGCCAGCGGCGCCGTGACCGTCAGCAGCGCCCAGCCCCTCGACGAGGCCGCGGTCCGTACCGCCGTCGACGAGGCCGGCTACACGCTGGTCAGCTAA